A window of Acinetobacter sp. TR3 contains these coding sequences:
- a CDS encoding cytochrome b: MSTSAQYYTRTAQILHWLMAVIFITAWLIGFYSGNFLSYDVDGSFKGNVITLHKNIATTIIFLVVIRIFWRYTHPAPQLPDTMSPTMKILAHVGHFLLYLMLLALPITGCLFSWSAGHPAPVLYLFEIPRLVQDNPDLLEIVKPLHIYLSWFAGLLIVGHALAAIKHHIIDKDNVLLSMLRQPK; the protein is encoded by the coding sequence ATGTCAACCTCAGCACAATATTACACACGCACAGCGCAAATTTTACACTGGCTGATGGCGGTTATTTTTATCACTGCTTGGCTGATCGGCTTTTATAGTGGCAATTTTCTCAGCTATGACGTTGATGGAAGCTTTAAAGGGAATGTTATTACACTACATAAAAATATAGCGACCACCATTATCTTTCTGGTTGTGATTCGAATTTTTTGGCGTTATACCCACCCTGCACCACAGCTACCTGACACAATGTCTCCGACCATGAAAATATTGGCACATGTTGGGCATTTCTTATTATATCTCATGCTACTCGCACTACCCATTACAGGCTGTTTATTTAGTTGGAGTGCTGGACATCCAGCTCCTGTTTTATATTTATTTGAAATTCCTCGCTTAGTTCAAGACAATCCTGACCTGCTTGAAATCGTGAAACCATTACACATTTATCTTTCTTGGTTTGCAGGTTTACTTATTGTTGGTCATGCTTTAGCAGCAATAAAACATCACATCATTGATAAAGATAATGTCTTATTGAGTATGTTGCGCCAACCTAAATAA